In Carya illinoinensis cultivar Pawnee chromosome 16, C.illinoinensisPawnee_v1, whole genome shotgun sequence, a single window of DNA contains:
- the LOC122298754 gene encoding UPF0481 protein At3g47200-like — MESISVEGESSRTNDQKPIQEFTQQELKFIDEQVTKYSEEAKKLKEEAHRRNTSCIFRVLPRLKEINGNSLYEPNMVSIGPYYYNLRNEKLKMAEDCKKKCFGSLLAKNMDKDKQIEIYKRCLQRIGQLEEDIRKCYSEEFEVTGIVFLEMMVVDACFIIEIIEMFGFKKIEVNSSESDLGALAWMVPYFYRDFLLLENQIPFFVLQEIYALTHDISVESSRPKLMYAALRFIMNGMKKSGFAIFSGFLHDRLDQLNRWPVLHLLDLVGSSLMPSNILQGPSFFDAPFIHCISKLRLAGIKVSPGGGPSFLEVRFKRGVIEMPNIAIDDFMRCLLLNCVAFEQCHQRSNKYFSVYATFLDCLVNTKEDVEYLRERNVIDNYLANDSEVAQFINSAGKDLVLDDKGFYLLKLFEDVDKHYRNSWMWKWASFKQEYFDKPWLLLSAAGGLLLVLATSFQAVMAYKFKNN, encoded by the coding sequence ATGGAAAGCATTTCTGTCGAAGGAGAATCCAGTCGCACCAATGATCAGAAGCCCATACAGGAGTTCACCCAGCAGGAACTCAAATTCATCGACGAGCAGGTAACGAAATACTCGGAAGAAGCCAAAAAGTTAAAAGAAGAAGCCCACCGTAGAAACACTAGCTGCATCTTCAGAGTCCTCCCGAGGCTTAAGGAAATCAATGGCAACTCGTTATACGAGCCCAACATGGTCTCCATCGGGCCCTACTACTACAACCTTCgtaatgaaaagttgaaaatggCCGAAGATTGCAAGAAGAAGTGCTTCGGCTCCTTGCTGGCCAAGAACATGGATAAAGACAAGCAAATTGAAATCTATAAGCGCTGCTTGCAAAGAATAGGCCAACTTGAAGAGGACATCAGAAAGTGTTATTCTGAAGAGTTCGAAGTCACTGGTATTGTATTTCTCGAAATGATGGTTGTTGATGCTTGttttataatagaaataattGAAATGTTTGGATTCAAGAAGATAGAAGTCAACTCCAGCGAATCTGATCTTGGAGCCTTGGCGTGGATGGTACCGTATTTCTACAGGGACTTTCTCCTGCTTGAGAATCAGATCCCTTTTTTCGTTCTGCAAGAGATATATGCGCTTACCCATGATATTTCTGTCGAGAGCAGTAGACCCAAGCTGATGTATGCTGCTTTGAGATTCATTATGAACGGAATGAAAAAATCCGGTTTTGCTATTTTTTCCGGTTTCTTACATGATAGGTTGGATCAATTGAATAGGTGGCCCGTCCTGCATTTGCTGGACTTGGTTGGGAGTAGTTTAATGCCATCCAATATCCTACAGGGACCATCCTTTTTTGATGCTCCATTCATTCACTGCATCTCGAAGCTCCGGCTAGCAGGGATCAAGGTCAGTCCGGGCGGGGGGCCCAGCTTCCTAGAAGTGAGATTCAAGAGAGGTGTGATTGAGATGCCAAACATAGCCATCGACGACTTTATGAGATGTCTGTTGCTGAACTGTGTGGCATTCGAGCAGTGCCACCAGAGAAGCAACAAGTACTTTTCGGTTTACGCTACTTTTTTGGACTGCCTGGTGAACACCAAGGAGGACGTCGAGTACCTTCGCGAGCGCAATGTCATTGACAATTACCTTGCCAACGACTCCGAGGTTGCGCAGTTCATTAACAGTGCGGGCAAGGATTTGGTACTCGATGATAAGGGCTTCTATTTGCTGAAATTGTTCGAGGATGTGGACAAGCATTATCGGAATAGCTGGATGTGGAAGTGGGCGAGCTTCAAGCAGGAGTATTTTGACAAGCCGTGGTTGCTTCTGTCGGCAGCGGGGGGCCTTTTGCTCGTACTGGCTACGTCATTCCAGGCCGTAATGGCTTACAAGTTTAAAAATAACTAG